The DNA region TCGTTCCATACGAGTTTCCGCCAATTCATTCTTTAAGCGACGCAGTTCAGCCTGTTCAGAAGTTAACGACTCGACTCCTTTTCCAGGAAAACTTTCTGTGGAGCCGGCTCCATAGGCCGCTCTCCATTTATAGATCAGTGCTGGTTTTATCCCAAGCTCAGATGCAAGTTCACTGATGTTCTCCCGCTGATAACTCTGCTGGATTACATCAAGCTTGTATTGTTTAGTGTAGCTCTTACGTGTTTTCTTTTTACCCATTGGTTATTGTATGATTAAGACACCGCAATATACCTTAACTCCATGTCCACTCAAATGTAGAAACTCCAAATCTGATGAACATCCCCCTGTTTCCCCCTTTGTTAAGGGGGACTATTACGAAAATTATTTATTAATCGAACTTAGGTTAATACCTATTCTGTACATCATAATTGTACTGATTTCGTGATTTACATCGTAATTAAAAGAATCATATTTTAAGG from Rhodohalobacter sp. SW132 includes:
- a CDS encoding transposase — its product is MGKKKTRKSYTKQYKLDVIQQSYQRENISELASELGIKPALIYKWRAAYGAGSTESFPGKGVESLTSEQAELRRLKNELAETRMER